The genomic interval CCACGCCAACGGCATGACGCTGTGGGCGTACGACTCCTCGGGCGCGGAACTGCTGACGAAGACGTACTACTCGGTCGGCGGCGGCTTCGTCGTCGACGAGGACGCGGTGGGCGAGGACCGCATCAAGCTCGACGACACCGTGCTGAAGTACCCCTTCCGCACCGGTGACGAGCTGCTGCGTCTCACCAAGGAGACCGGCCTGTCGATCTCCGCGCTGATGCTGGAGAACGAGCGCGCCTGGCGGACCGAGGAGGAGATCCGCGAAGGGCTGCTGGAGATCTGGCGCGTGATGCGGGCCTGCGTGGACCGGGGCATGTCCCGCGAGGGCATCCTGCCGGGCGGTCTGAAGGTGCGCCGCCGCGCCGCGAACACCGCGCGCAAGCTGCGCTCGGAGGGCGACCCGCAGGCGCTCGCCATGGAGTGGATCACCCTGTACGCCATGGCCGTGAACGAGGAGAACGCGGCCGGCGGCCGGGTCGTCACGGCCCCGACCAACGGCGCGGCCGGCATCATCCCGGCCGTCCTGCACTACTACATGAACTTCGTCCCCGGCGCCGACGAGGAGGGCGTGGTGCGCTTCCTGCTCGCGGCCGGCGCCATCGGCATGCTCTTCAAGGAGAACGCCTCCATCTCCGGCGCCGAGGTCGGCTGCCAGGGCGAGGTCGGCTCCGCCTGCTCGATGGCGGCGGGCGCCCTCGCGGAGGTGCTGGGCGGCTCCCCCGAGCAGGTGGAGAACGCGGCCGAGATCGGCATGGAGCACAACCTCGGCCTGACCTGCGACCCCGTCGGCGGCCTGGTCCAGATCCCGTGCATCGAGCGCAACGGCATGGCCGCGGTGAAGGCGGTGACCGCCGCGCGGATGGCGATGCGCGGCGACGGCTCGCACAAGGTGTCCCTGGACAAGGTCATCAAGACGATGAAGGAGACCGGCGCGGACATGTCGGTCAAGTACAAGGAGACGGCGCGGGGCGGGCTCGCGGTGAACATCATCGAGTGCTGAGGAAGGACGCGTCGTCCTGCTCCTCGTGACGCCGGACCTCGGCCATGGCGGCACGCAGTGCGTCTGCGCTCACGAGCTGACTCACCGGGGCGGAGGAGCTGAGGAACAGTACCTCCCGGCCTTCGGGGAGCCGGTCGACGAGATCGGGCACCGGCATCACCTCGTGGGGCGGCAGCCGCTCCCCGTCCGCTTCCGGTGCGGGAGAGAAGACCGGGACGGCGGGCGTGCCGTCGGGTGCCTCCGCCACCGTCGGACCACCGGCGGCGTCGACGCAGACGGCCACCTCGGCGTCGGCGAGGACGAGGGCGAGCAGTTCCTCGGAGTCGTAGCCGGTGGCCACCAGGCGCACCGCGGCGTCGGCCGGGCTGACCGGCGGGCCCCAGCCGTAGGCGTCGGGCGAGGGGCGGTAGGCGGCGTTCTCCGCCCACTCGACGATCTCGCCCCGGGCGTCGCTGCGCCAGTGCCCCCGCACCGCCCAGGCCGGCGGCACCTCGCCGGCCACGCCGTCCCAGTGCCGGTCGACCGCCGAGAGCCACTGGCCGGGAGCGCGCCGGGCGACGGCCACGTAGTCGTCCGGGGGATCGGGGAAGCGGGGGTGACCGCGCGGGACGACGGCCGGAGCGGTTCCGGCCGGAGCGGTTCCGGCCGGAGCGTCTTCCTCCACCGGGGAAGCGGGCGGGGCGGGAACGGGGGAAGGGGACGGGAGCGCGGTCATGCCCTGTCTCCGTCTCCGAGTCCGCCCTCGTCCCCGCCCTCGTCCCCGCCCTCGGCGGACGCGGCGGTGGACGGGGTCTCCGTGGCCGCGGAGGCGGCCTCCTCCACAGCGTCACGCAGCGCGGCGCTGTCGACCGTCATGCTGACCGGTCCGGAGGGGTTGAGGTACAGCAGGTGCCCCTCCGGGAGACGGTCCAGGACGTCCGCCGCGGGGAGCAGTTCGTAACCGAGACGGCCGGCCGCCTCGAGGTGCACGGGCGAGGTGAAGACCGGGACCACCGGCTGCCCGTCCGGGGAGACGGCCGAGAGAGGTGTCCGACCGGGGCCCAGGAGCATCGCCACCTCGGCGGCGGCCAGGGTGCGTGTCACCGCGTCGCCGGGGCCGTACCCGGTCGCGGCGAGCTGGACCGCCTCGTCGACGGGGTCGGTGGGAGCGGGCCAGTCGAGCGCCTGCGGCGAGGGCCGGTACTCCTCGTTGGGCCGCCACTCCGCGATCTCGCCGTCGACGTCGGACCGCCACTGGCCGACCACCGCCCAGCTCGGCGGCTCCCCCGGACCGCTCCACGTCGGGTCCACCATGCCCAGCCAGTGGTCGGGAGCAAGCCGCGCCGCCTCCCTGATCTCCTCCGGCAGTGGTGGCGCGGTGTCCTCGTCGTGCCCGGGTGTGGTGCCGGAAGCTGCGGTGGTGTCGTTCATGGGGTCCTCGGGA from Streptomyces sp. DH-12 carries:
- a CDS encoding type VII secretion system-associated protein, yielding MNDTTAASGTTPGHDEDTAPPLPEEIREAARLAPDHWLGMVDPTWSGPGEPPSWAVVGQWRSDVDGEIAEWRPNEEYRPSPQALDWPAPTDPVDEAVQLAATGYGPGDAVTRTLAAAEVAMLLGPGRTPLSAVSPDGQPVVPVFTSPVHLEAAGRLGYELLPAADVLDRLPEGHLLYLNPSGPVSMTVDSAALRDAVEEAASAATETPSTAASAEGGDEGGDEGGLGDGDRA
- a CDS encoding type VII secretion system-associated protein, producing MTALPSPSPVPAPPASPVEEDAPAGTAPAGTAPAVVPRGHPRFPDPPDDYVAVARRAPGQWLSAVDRHWDGVAGEVPPAWAVRGHWRSDARGEIVEWAENAAYRPSPDAYGWGPPVSPADAAVRLVATGYDSEELLALVLADAEVAVCVDAAGGPTVAEAPDGTPAVPVFSPAPEADGERLPPHEVMPVPDLVDRLPEGREVLFLSSSAPVSQLVSADALRAAMAEVRRHEEQDDASFLSTR
- a CDS encoding L-serine ammonia-lyase; this translates as MAISVFDLFSIGIGPSSSHTVGPMRAARMFARRLRNEDLLESVASVRAELYGSLGATGHGHGTPKAVLLGLEGDSPRTVDVESADERVEKIKEGGRIRLLGEHEIGFSFDDDLVLHRRKALPYHANGMTLWAYDSSGAELLTKTYYSVGGGFVVDEDAVGEDRIKLDDTVLKYPFRTGDELLRLTKETGLSISALMLENERAWRTEEEIREGLLEIWRVMRACVDRGMSREGILPGGLKVRRRAANTARKLRSEGDPQALAMEWITLYAMAVNEENAAGGRVVTAPTNGAAGIIPAVLHYYMNFVPGADEEGVVRFLLAAGAIGMLFKENASISGAEVGCQGEVGSACSMAAGALAEVLGGSPEQVENAAEIGMEHNLGLTCDPVGGLVQIPCIERNGMAAVKAVTAARMAMRGDGSHKVSLDKVIKTMKETGADMSVKYKETARGGLAVNIIEC